In the genome of Ignisphaera cupida, one region contains:
- a CDS encoding YjbQ family protein has product MRVYSKIIEVKTYGPMVLHNITNLVRKVVDLSNVEMGLAWLSVEGATPALIILRNGEEKTFLDSLTKLIPFTGWRHGNAYAHLISTILSTNIAIPIINKALLINSDENIYLLETRSVYNHTRRVLVQIHENEKP; this is encoded by the coding sequence TTGAGGGTATATTCAAAAATAATTGAAGTTAAAACCTATGGTCCAATGGTGCTACACAACATAACTAATCTCGTGAGAAAAGTTGTTGACTTAAGTAATGTTGAAATGGGCTTGGCGTGGCTTTCTGTTGAAGGAGCTACACCAGCTCTGATAATACTTAGAAATGGTGAAGAGAAAACCTTTCTAGATTCACTAACTAAGCTAATACCATTTACTGGTTGGAGACATGGAAACGCATATGCACATCTAATATCAACTATTCTCTCAACAAATATTGCAATACCAATAATCAACAAGGCTCTTTTGATAAACAGCGATGAAAACATTTATCTTCTTGAAACAAGATCAGTTTACAACCACACTAGAAGGGTTCTAGTGCAAATACATGAAAATGAAAAACCGTAA
- a CDS encoding methyltransferase: MWRHTIIKGYVTQNVFIPFYFTSSNSIASAARAVLLRISNIQSLCEVGSGSGYVTTELLKRFSNLYAIAIDAFSSATTITKLNAKKHMVFDRIDVVQCISGHCIREKSFDLVFSNPPYLPCPTILSPELCSNINENVYIDIALQLIRISKRFVILSSSSLSKAYKTLLKILKKVIVLGVRTPVDEVKILIIVLR; this comes from the coding sequence TTGTGGAGACATACAATAATTAAGGGATATGTAACACAAAATGTTTTCATACCATTCTATTTCACATCATCAAATAGCATTGCAAGTGCTGCAAGAGCTGTGCTTTTGAGAATCTCAAATATTCAAAGCTTATGTGAGGTTGGAAGTGGATCTGGCTATGTAACCACAGAGCTTTTGAAAAGATTCAGCAACCTATATGCCATAGCAATAGATGCTTTTAGCAGCGCTACAACAATTACAAAGCTTAATGCTAAAAAGCATATGGTTTTTGATAGAATTGATGTTGTTCAATGCATTTCAGGTCATTGCATAAGAGAAAAATCGTTTGATTTAGTATTTTCAAATCCTCCTTATCTTCCATGCCCCACTATTCTATCTCCTGAACTATGTAGCAATATTAACGAGAATGTGTATATAGACATTGCTTTACAGCTTATTAGAATTTCAAAAAGATTTGTCATATTATCTTCATCAAGTTTATCAAAAGCTTACAAAACACTTTTGAAGATACTGAAAAAAGTTATTGTGCTTGGTGTTAGAACTCCTGTTGATGAAGTAAAAATTTTGATAATAGTTCTCAGGTAA
- the purM gene encoding phosphoribosylformylglycinamidine cyclo-ligase — MSSWSYSKAGVDLDKHKAMHRFALEAIENLNRELGFDIESFGGYAATIKYNNILFSLHVDGVGTKTIVLQKLNKLYVAGWDCIAMNVNDIACDGIKPLAVVDYIAMSKPDENSFREIMRGIIDAAKVARVALLGGETAILPDLVNGFDVVCTALGVKNNSFANRAQTGDVVIGVSSWGLHANGYSLVRKVLESSGVGYTTTIDGINIAEEITKPVAIYSNLILELIEQNLITSAAHITGGAFSKLKRVLPQNLDMILKMPTPPKIFEVIMKLGSISIEEMYKVFNMGIGLVITTSREKSNIVKHIIEKHGFKPYDLGDVVSGSGKIILETAYGTIVTF, encoded by the coding sequence ATGAGTTCGTGGAGCTATAGCAAAGCAGGTGTTGATCTGGATAAGCATAAAGCTATGCACAGGTTTGCTCTTGAGGCAATAGAGAATTTAAATAGGGAGCTAGGTTTTGATATAGAAAGCTTTGGAGGATATGCAGCAACAATTAAATACAACAACATCTTGTTTTCTCTTCATGTTGATGGTGTTGGAACAAAAACAATTGTTCTTCAAAAACTAAACAAGCTATATGTTGCTGGATGGGACTGCATAGCTATGAACGTAAATGATATTGCTTGTGACGGTATTAAACCACTTGCTGTTGTTGACTACATAGCTATGTCAAAACCAGATGAGAATAGCTTTAGAGAAATTATGAGGGGTATTATAGACGCAGCTAAAGTTGCTAGGGTTGCTTTGCTTGGAGGTGAAACAGCTATTTTGCCTGATTTAGTAAATGGTTTTGATGTTGTGTGCACAGCTCTGGGTGTTAAGAATAATAGTTTTGCTAATAGAGCACAGACTGGGGATGTGGTTATAGGGGTTTCCAGCTGGGGTCTTCACGCAAATGGCTATAGTCTTGTGAGAAAGGTCTTGGAAAGCAGTGGAGTGGGTTACACAACAACTATAGATGGTATTAACATTGCTGAGGAAATTACGAAACCTGTAGCGATATATTCTAACCTAATTCTGGAGCTGATAGAACAAAACCTGATAACATCTGCAGCACACATAACTGGTGGCGCCTTCTCAAAGCTAAAAAGGGTTTTACCACAAAACTTGGACATGATTCTCAAAATGCCTACACCTCCAAAAATATTCGAAGTTATTATGAAGCTTGGCAGCATTTCAATAGAGGAAATGTACAAAGTATTCAACATGGGCATAGGACTTGTGATTACCACATCTAGAGAAAAAAGCAATATTGTTAAACATATTATTGAAAAACATGGATTTAAACCATATGATCTTGGAGATGTTGTTAGCGGATCAGGTAAAATAATTCTGGAAACAGCTTATGGAACTATAGTAACATTTTAG
- the purT gene encoding formate-dependent phosphoribosylglycinamide formyltransferase, with product MDYRRREYLTTPMFGESIKIMLLGGGELGKEIAIEAQRLGVEVIVVDRYDWAPAMHVAHRRYVLDMLNANAVKAVVEREKPDVIIPEIEAVSYDALEDLESRGFMVIPNAKAVKIAMNRIELRKFAAEQLGLPTTRYAFAENPDEAVDACDKVGYPCLIKPEMSSSGHGHVKVFEPSPKLVKEAYEYAVTHSRGKSRRVIVEEFVQLETEFTVLTYRYVGDSGIATETCEPVEHWRYGKYHYIESWQPSTKPMDVLEKAREIGVKVANGLGGLGIFGVEIFLTKDGRILFSEVAPRPHDTGMVTMASQELSEFAIHVRAVLGLPVPRPRILSPAASIAIYAESDNVWAPKIKGVYEAMKINGVDLRVFGKPFTYKDRRMAVVLARGSSVEEALKKAREAVSHIVIE from the coding sequence ATGGACTATAGAAGAAGGGAATATCTTACAACACCAATGTTTGGAGAATCAATAAAGATTATGCTTCTCGGTGGTGGGGAACTGGGCAAAGAGATTGCTATAGAGGCTCAAAGGCTTGGTGTAGAGGTTATAGTTGTTGATAGATATGACTGGGCACCTGCGATGCATGTTGCTCACAGAAGATATGTCTTGGATATGCTTAATGCTAATGCTGTTAAAGCTGTTGTTGAAAGAGAAAAACCCGATGTTATAATACCTGAAATCGAGGCTGTTTCATATGATGCTCTAGAGGATTTGGAGTCAAGAGGGTTCATGGTAATTCCAAATGCTAAAGCTGTTAAAATAGCCATGAACAGAATAGAGCTTAGAAAATTTGCAGCAGAACAGCTAGGTCTTCCAACAACTAGATACGCATTTGCTGAAAATCCTGATGAAGCTGTTGATGCATGTGATAAAGTTGGCTATCCATGTCTAATAAAACCAGAGATGAGCAGTAGTGGCCATGGCCATGTAAAGGTTTTTGAGCCTAGTCCAAAGCTTGTTAAAGAAGCGTATGAATATGCAGTTACTCACTCAAGAGGTAAAAGCAGAAGGGTGATTGTTGAGGAGTTTGTTCAGCTAGAAACAGAATTCACTGTATTGACATATAGATATGTTGGAGATAGTGGAATTGCTACAGAAACTTGTGAACCTGTGGAGCACTGGAGATATGGAAAGTATCACTACATAGAGTCTTGGCAGCCATCAACAAAGCCTATGGATGTTCTTGAAAAAGCAAGGGAAATAGGCGTTAAAGTAGCCAATGGTCTTGGAGGTCTTGGAATATTTGGTGTCGAGATTTTCCTAACGAAAGATGGTAGAATATTGTTTAGCGAAGTTGCTCCAAGACCACACGACACTGGAATGGTTACAATGGCAAGTCAGGAGCTAAGTGAGTTTGCAATTCATGTTAGAGCTGTTTTAGGGCTTCCAGTACCAAGACCGAGAATACTATCACCAGCAGCATCCATAGCGATATATGCTGAAAGTGATAATGTTTGGGCTCCAAAAATCAAAGGTGTTTATGAAGCTATGAAAATTAATGGCGTTGATTTGAGAGTGTTTGGAAAACCGTTCACGTATAAGGATAGAAGAATGGCTGTTGTGCTAGCAAGGGGAAGCAGTGTTGAAGAAGCATTGAAAAAGGCGAGAGAAGCAGTATCGCATATAGTAATTGAGTGA
- the purD gene encoding phosphoribosylamine--glycine ligase, with protein sequence MKVLIIGSGGREHAIAKLVRRSSLNPKIFVVMDYRNPGLEREAVETGGKWFVASTTSVGKVLEIANELSPDLIVIGPEEPQFAGVSDALREKGFTVFGASMRCAEIEKSKVFARTVMWKYNIDGRLYFKAFRDVEEARKFIEFAGDVVIKPARQAGGKGVKVLKDTQAYLSKDRSEVKRSYVDKLFTEMSSYRDIDYKIIVEQRVEGVEYTAMVITDGDYVLSLPLIQDHPHAFEYDIGPETGGMGSIQGPGWVLPFITFDEYRKTIEIVSKVLKALYMETKEPYIGAFAGQMMLTGVWGPTVIEFYSRFGDPEISNLVPIVESDFLEILDRAAEKRLAGVKLEINEDVVTIVKAIAPAGYPDDKKLASNHTIYVDENRIRELSCEVLYASVELGSNNMMYTKGSRAFEIVCSGKDYEEAYRKSENAVQFVESLDGWPLFYRRDIGSRELLEDRIRVAKRVREVYMARASNGLLGKVLIWLPGEGVIENPLIGFVR encoded by the coding sequence GTGAAGGTGCTTATCATAGGATCTGGTGGAAGAGAACATGCAATTGCCAAGCTTGTTAGAAGAAGCTCTTTGAATCCAAAAATATTTGTTGTAATGGATTATAGAAACCCTGGCTTAGAAAGAGAGGCTGTTGAAACTGGTGGAAAATGGTTTGTTGCAAGCACAACTTCTGTAGGCAAGGTTCTTGAGATAGCCAATGAGTTATCTCCTGACTTAATTGTTATAGGGCCTGAGGAACCACAGTTTGCAGGTGTTTCAGATGCTCTTAGAGAAAAAGGTTTCACAGTATTTGGAGCTTCAATGAGATGTGCTGAAATTGAGAAAAGCAAAGTGTTTGCAAGAACTGTTATGTGGAAATACAATATTGATGGTAGACTGTATTTCAAAGCCTTTAGAGATGTTGAGGAGGCGAGAAAATTCATTGAATTTGCTGGCGATGTTGTTATAAAGCCTGCTAGACAAGCTGGTGGAAAAGGTGTTAAGGTTCTTAAAGACACTCAAGCCTATTTGTCAAAAGATAGATCAGAAGTCAAGAGAAGCTATGTTGATAAGCTCTTCACTGAAATGAGTAGCTATAGAGATATCGACTATAAGATTATTGTTGAGCAAAGAGTTGAAGGAGTTGAATACACAGCAATGGTTATAACTGATGGAGATTACGTTTTATCATTACCGCTTATACAAGATCATCCACATGCATTTGAATATGACATTGGGCCTGAAACAGGCGGTATGGGAAGTATACAAGGACCTGGTTGGGTGCTACCATTTATAACATTTGATGAGTATAGAAAAACCATTGAAATTGTTTCAAAAGTTTTAAAGGCATTGTATATGGAGACTAAAGAGCCTTATATAGGTGCATTTGCAGGTCAGATGATGCTAACAGGAGTTTGGGGACCAACAGTAATAGAGTTTTACAGCAGATTTGGAGACCCTGAGATATCGAATCTTGTTCCAATAGTTGAAAGCGATTTTCTAGAGATTTTGGATAGAGCAGCTGAAAAAAGACTTGCTGGTGTAAAGCTGGAGATAAATGAGGATGTAGTAACTATAGTTAAAGCCATTGCACCTGCTGGCTACCCCGATGATAAGAAGCTAGCTAGCAACCACACAATTTATGTTGATGAGAATAGGATAAGGGAGCTTAGTTGTGAGGTTCTATATGCTAGTGTTGAGCTTGGTTCAAACAACATGATGTACACAAAGGGCTCTAGAGCTTTTGAAATTGTTTGTAGTGGAAAAGACTATGAGGAGGCCTATAGGAAAAGCGAAAATGCTGTGCAATTTGTTGAGTCGTTGGATGGATGGCCACTTTTCTATAGAAGAGATATTGGATCTAGAGAGCTTTTGGAGGATAGAATAAGGGTTGCGAAAAGAGTTAGAGAAGTTTATATGGCAAGAGCTTCTAATGGATTGCTTGGCAAGGTTCTTATTTGGCTTCCTGGCGAAGGTGTTATAGAGAATCCATTAATTGGTTTTGTAAGGTGA
- a CDS encoding phosphoribosyltransferase family protein, whose amino-acid sequence MLSIYAFDELWNLANTVRYGLMALQHRGLQNYVVCSTGVDVECVEGSDIDVAKSASGHVAIASIHNYENEKTFTIQRSNEYSVVIVAERPWRRIDDFALDLVNMLKTSRNRVEAFTNALSNLQRDSEDVVPSLMVLTKDKEVFVWRSHNGFSPIALGSYGFDMAIAASESVAIDILGGDLKKFLKPGEGIYISRHMLKTFLVNQADAYNGLCLFEFLYLSRHDAIINNVSVYEFRKALGYDLGEYLDKEVDVVVGVPETALPYAIGFSSRVGKPFEVAFVATGGRRRSMLASNPFEKIVAIHLKMNPIRSSLEGKKVAIVDDSMVTGSTIKTVSQILRFRVGVREIHLFIASPPLIRSCPYNVMKLDMQNLLAANLSKELAKSYLEVDSLHWLSIEDVDRVARMFGLRFCGRCLGVNVIGGEEK is encoded by the coding sequence ATGCTCTCTATCTATGCATTTGACGAGCTCTGGAATTTAGCAAATACTGTGAGATATGGACTAATGGCATTGCAGCATAGGGGTTTGCAAAACTATGTTGTTTGCAGTACTGGAGTCGATGTTGAGTGTGTTGAGGGTAGTGACATCGATGTTGCAAAAAGTGCTTCGGGTCATGTTGCAATAGCTTCGATTCATAATTATGAAAATGAAAAGACTTTCACAATTCAAAGAAGTAATGAATATAGTGTTGTCATTGTTGCTGAAAGGCCGTGGAGAAGAATTGACGATTTTGCACTAGATCTTGTAAACATGTTGAAAACATCTAGAAATAGAGTAGAAGCTTTTACAAATGCTTTATCAAATCTTCAAAGAGATTCTGAAGATGTTGTGCCATCGTTAATGGTTTTAACAAAAGATAAAGAGGTTTTTGTTTGGAGAAGTCACAATGGGTTTTCACCAATTGCTCTAGGTAGCTATGGTTTCGACATGGCTATAGCAGCTTCTGAAAGTGTTGCCATAGATATTCTTGGTGGTGATTTAAAGAAGTTTCTTAAACCTGGGGAAGGCATCTACATTTCAAGGCATATGCTAAAAACATTCTTGGTTAATCAAGCAGATGCATATAACGGTCTCTGTCTTTTTGAATTTCTTTACCTATCTCGTCACGATGCCATTATCAACAATGTTAGTGTTTATGAGTTTAGAAAGGCTTTGGGATACGATCTTGGGGAGTATCTTGATAAAGAAGTTGATGTTGTTGTTGGTGTACCTGAAACAGCTTTGCCTTACGCCATAGGATTTTCAAGTAGAGTTGGCAAACCATTTGAAGTTGCTTTTGTTGCTACTGGTGGGAGGAGAAGATCTATGTTAGCAAGCAATCCCTTTGAGAAGATAGTTGCTATTCACCTTAAAATGAATCCAATTAGGAGCTCGTTAGAAGGCAAGAAGGTGGCAATAGTCGATGACAGTATGGTGACTGGGTCAACGATTAAGACAGTATCCCAAATACTTAGGTTTAGAGTTGGTGTGAGGGAGATACATTTGTTCATAGCATCGCCACCACTTATAAGATCCTGTCCATACAATGTTATGAAGCTAGATATGCAAAACCTTCTTGCAGCTAATCTCTCCAAGGAGCTTGCCAAAAGCTATCTAGAGGTTGATTCTCTTCACTGGCTTTCGATTGAAGATGTGGATAGGGTTGCTAGAATGTTTGGTTTAAGATTTTGTGGAAGATGTTTAGGAGTTAATGTGATTGGGGGTGAGGAAAAGTGA
- the purF gene encoding amidophosphoribosyltransferase: MCGIAGYMGSGNAISIITSILLELQHRGQEAAGIAVATRDGSIHRVVGKGLVVEALSYENLYLLYNLDGIVGGIGHVRYSTSGGYLDSQAQPIVVGDNSLKIAVAFNGTIANYASLAKAFGFGNVNGDAKLLSMLLYRLAKELGNDVVEALKILPMYVVGGYSIAVLTSEPRVVVAKDPHGFRPLSISFANNELYIASETAALEIASPYPWREVLPGEIISFDGRSLEQTKSPISRFVSPCVFEYVYFSRPDSVFNGVNIYVSRVRMGEELAKEVPTNGDVVIPVPDSGRAAAIGFSKVSGIPIEEGIVVNKYVGRGFIAPPTMRDFIFRFKYGFVKDVVNGKRIVLVDDSIVRGTTMRNIVRRLREIGAREVHVRVASPPFRYPCFMGIDVASRDELIAWRLMDLDDIARAIEADSVGYNSIQGLRKAVGIPLLCYACFTGLYPFRGLDVDALEKSFVR, translated from the coding sequence ATGTGTGGAATTGCTGGATACATGGGCTCTGGTAACGCAATATCTATTATAACATCTATTCTTTTGGAGTTGCAGCACAGAGGGCAGGAAGCAGCTGGAATAGCTGTTGCTACAAGAGATGGTAGTATACACAGAGTTGTTGGCAAAGGTCTTGTTGTTGAAGCTCTTAGTTACGAAAATCTTTATCTGCTGTACAATCTCGATGGAATTGTTGGTGGCATAGGACATGTGAGATACTCAACATCTGGTGGCTATTTAGATTCCCAGGCTCAGCCCATTGTTGTTGGAGATAATAGCCTCAAAATAGCTGTTGCATTTAATGGCACAATAGCAAACTATGCTAGTCTTGCAAAAGCGTTTGGATTTGGCAATGTCAATGGCGATGCAAAACTTCTTTCAATGCTTTTATACAGGCTTGCTAAAGAGCTTGGAAATGATGTTGTTGAGGCTTTGAAGATTCTGCCAATGTATGTTGTTGGGGGTTACAGCATAGCAGTTCTGACCTCGGAGCCTAGAGTTGTTGTTGCTAAAGATCCACATGGGTTCAGACCTTTATCAATATCTTTTGCAAATAACGAGTTGTACATAGCATCAGAAACAGCTGCTCTTGAAATTGCTAGTCCCTATCCTTGGAGAGAGGTTTTACCAGGTGAAATCATATCATTTGATGGAAGATCATTGGAGCAAACAAAATCACCAATATCCAGGTTTGTATCGCCATGTGTTTTTGAATACGTGTATTTCTCTCGACCTGATTCTGTTTTTAATGGTGTTAACATCTATGTTTCTAGGGTTAGAATGGGTGAGGAACTTGCTAAAGAGGTTCCAACAAATGGTGATGTTGTGATACCTGTTCCTGATAGTGGTAGAGCAGCTGCAATAGGTTTTAGCAAAGTTTCTGGAATACCAATTGAAGAAGGTATCGTTGTCAATAAATATGTTGGCAGAGGATTCATAGCACCTCCAACAATGAGAGATTTTATATTCAGATTCAAATATGGGTTTGTCAAAGATGTGGTAAATGGTAAGAGGATTGTTTTAGTTGATGACTCTATTGTTAGAGGAACAACCATGAGAAACATTGTGAGAAGGCTTAGGGAAATAGGTGCTAGAGAAGTTCATGTAAGAGTTGCTAGTCCTCCATTTAGATACCCATGCTTTATGGGTATAGATGTTGCGTCTAGAGATGAGCTAATTGCTTGGAGACTAATGGACTTAGATGATATTGCTAGAGCTATAGAAGCAGATAGTGTTGGCTATAACAGTATCCAAGGACTTAGAAAAGCTGTTGGAATACCATTGCTATGCTATGCATGTTTCACAGGACTTTATCCATTCAGAGGATTAGATGTTGATGCTCTGGAAAAATCTTTTGTGAGGTGA
- the purL gene encoding phosphoribosylformylglycinamidine synthase subunit PurL — MPLTSDEVSEIRKILGREPTAEELAMFEAQWSEHCSYKSSRILLKLLPTEGKHVLVGPGKDAPAVKVFSNWVVVFKIESHNHPSAVDPYNGAATGIGGIVRDILTLGAKPVALLDMLYMGNPRNSHANWLIRGIVKGISDYGNRIGVPTVAGDTFFDEAFNTQPLVNVACVGIAKTGDIVLDSPKPGDVIAIIGNSTGRDGLLGSSFASKPLSDDVDKDIGAVQVGDALTEKLLIDSIQVLVKKKLVKYVKDLGGGGLTTAISETAADHGLGVVIHLEKLHIREKLTPLELLVSESQERMLIVVDPSKINEVEEVLTKFDLAYSFIGYFTDDGVIRVYFNRIKVAEVPAKELAKPRPIRRASTPPQEALKGLKPVFALPPEPDYRKAILSIVSSPNVASKRWIYEQYDYEVGIRTVVKPGYGDAAVLRLLDGSKRGIAVKGDANPRYTALDPFNGAANSVGECFRNLVAVGSKPIAIVDELNAGNPEKPEHFWYFEMMLKGVAWMAEELKLPVVGGKVSFYNEDHMGKQIKPTATIVGVGKIENIDNAMTMGFKESGSAIAIVGVTYPELGGSEYLYRLFGVEEGEIPKPRPVSEIRNARFILKAISLGFVNAVHDVSIGGASIAVAEMAITGKLGFEIDVSKIYARGIQRIDEVLFSETQARYVVEVKRDRIEDFKKLANKLGVRVSIVGNVIDKPSVVIWNGSRVVASFDLNELAYEYENELEKDLESGA; from the coding sequence ATGCCCTTAACAAGTGATGAGGTTAGTGAGATTAGGAAAATACTTGGGAGAGAGCCAACAGCTGAAGAGCTGGCAATGTTTGAAGCTCAGTGGAGTGAGCATTGCTCATATAAGAGCAGTAGAATTCTTTTAAAGCTTTTACCAACAGAAGGTAAGCATGTGTTGGTTGGACCTGGAAAGGATGCTCCTGCGGTAAAGGTTTTTAGTAACTGGGTTGTTGTTTTCAAGATTGAGAGTCACAATCATCCATCAGCTGTTGATCCATATAACGGAGCTGCAACTGGTATTGGTGGCATAGTGCGTGATATTCTAACCTTGGGAGCAAAGCCTGTAGCTCTTCTAGATATGTTGTACATGGGCAATCCAAGAAACTCTCATGCAAACTGGTTAATAAGAGGCATTGTCAAGGGTATTAGCGATTATGGAAATAGAATAGGTGTTCCAACTGTAGCAGGTGATACGTTTTTTGATGAAGCATTCAATACGCAACCTCTTGTTAATGTTGCTTGTGTTGGTATAGCAAAAACTGGAGATATTGTTTTGGATTCTCCAAAACCAGGGGATGTAATAGCTATAATTGGTAATTCAACTGGAAGAGATGGTTTGCTTGGAAGTAGCTTTGCATCAAAGCCTCTTTCAGATGATGTGGATAAGGATATTGGTGCTGTTCAAGTTGGTGATGCCTTAACTGAGAAGCTTTTAATAGATTCTATACAGGTTCTTGTAAAGAAGAAGCTTGTTAAATATGTTAAGGATCTTGGTGGCGGTGGTTTAACAACAGCTATAAGCGAAACAGCTGCTGACCACGGCCTTGGAGTGGTTATTCATCTTGAAAAGCTTCACATAAGAGAAAAGCTTACTCCTCTAGAGTTGCTTGTTTCTGAAAGTCAGGAAAGGATGCTTATAGTTGTTGATCCAAGTAAAATCAATGAGGTTGAGGAGGTTCTAACAAAATTTGATTTGGCATATAGCTTCATAGGCTATTTTACAGATGATGGAGTTATAAGGGTTTACTTCAATAGAATAAAAGTTGCTGAGGTGCCTGCAAAGGAGCTTGCAAAGCCAAGACCAATTAGAAGAGCTTCTACACCACCACAGGAGGCGCTAAAGGGTTTAAAACCAGTTTTTGCTCTTCCTCCAGAGCCGGACTATAGAAAGGCCATACTATCCATAGTCTCATCCCCTAATGTTGCATCGAAGAGGTGGATCTACGAGCAATATGATTATGAGGTAGGGATTAGAACTGTTGTTAAGCCTGGGTATGGTGATGCAGCTGTTTTGAGGCTTTTAGATGGAAGCAAAAGAGGTATTGCTGTAAAAGGTGATGCAAACCCCAGATACACTGCTCTCGATCCATTCAATGGAGCAGCAAATTCTGTTGGTGAGTGTTTTAGAAATCTTGTTGCTGTGGGTTCAAAGCCTATTGCCATAGTTGATGAGCTTAATGCTGGAAATCCTGAGAAGCCAGAGCATTTCTGGTATTTTGAAATGATGTTGAAGGGTGTTGCTTGGATGGCTGAGGAGCTTAAACTGCCAGTTGTTGGTGGCAAGGTGAGTTTCTATAATGAGGATCACATGGGCAAGCAAATAAAGCCTACAGCAACAATTGTTGGTGTTGGCAAGATAGAGAACATTGATAATGCAATGACTATGGGCTTCAAAGAAAGTGGTTCAGCAATAGCTATTGTAGGTGTTACATATCCTGAGCTTGGAGGTAGCGAATATCTCTACAGATTGTTTGGAGTTGAGGAAGGTGAAATACCAAAGCCTAGACCAGTATCTGAGATTAGAAATGCAAGGTTTATTCTAAAGGCAATAAGCCTTGGGTTTGTCAATGCTGTACATGATGTTAGCATAGGTGGAGCTTCTATTGCTGTAGCTGAAATGGCTATTACTGGAAAACTTGGATTTGAGATTGATGTATCAAAAATTTATGCAAGGGGGATTCAAAGAATTGATGAAGTGTTGTTCTCAGAAACACAAGCAAGATATGTTGTTGAGGTTAAAAGAGATAGGATTGAAGACTTCAAGAAACTAGCAAACAAGTTAGGTGTTAGAGTAAGTATTGTTGGTAATGTTATTGATAAGCCAAGTGTTGTTATATGGAATGGTTCGAGAGTTGTAGCGAGTTTTGATCTCAATGAGCTTGCTTATGAATATGAAAATGAGTTGGAAAAGGATCTTGAGAGTGGGGCTTGA
- the purQ gene encoding phosphoribosylformylglycinamidine synthase I produces the protein MARIAILKFPGTNCDEDVHNVLKNVIGIESEIVWYKDFSLRNWDAVIIPGGFSYGDWLRAGAIAANTQAIEELRNAVDEGVPVLGICNGFQILVEANLLPGALLPNENSRFVCRWVRTCVKNPKGPWLSLVSDGQVLDMPVAHAEGRYYIDEETYKSVASSSPIIRYCPGFNPNGSLYDVAGIATEDGLILGLMPHPERASEDVLAPKGFRAGGRAIFESIAYSLKRGW, from the coding sequence ATAGCTAGAATAGCTATTCTAAAGTTTCCTGGAACGAACTGTGATGAGGATGTTCATAATGTTCTAAAAAATGTTATTGGTATTGAATCTGAGATTGTGTGGTACAAAGACTTTTCTTTGAGAAACTGGGATGCTGTTATAATTCCAGGGGGCTTCAGCTACGGGGACTGGCTTAGAGCAGGAGCCATAGCAGCAAACACTCAAGCTATTGAAGAGCTTCGCAATGCTGTTGATGAGGGGGTGCCTGTTCTAGGTATTTGCAATGGGTTTCAAATACTTGTTGAAGCAAATCTTCTTCCAGGTGCTCTTCTACCAAATGAAAATAGTAGGTTTGTGTGTAGATGGGTTAGGACATGTGTTAAGAATCCTAAGGGTCCATGGCTTTCTCTTGTGAGTGATGGTCAGGTTTTGGATATGCCTGTTGCCCATGCTGAGGGGAGGTACTACATAGATGAGGAGACATACAAAAGTGTTGCCTCATCATCGCCAATAATAAGATATTGCCCTGGTTTTAACCCCAACGGAAGTCTATATGATGTTGCTGGAATTGCTACAGAGGATGGCCTAATCCTTGGGTTAATGCCTCATCCAGAAAGAGCTTCTGAAGATGTTTTGGCTCCAAAAGGGTTTAGAGCTGGTGGTAGAGCAATATTTGAAAGCATTGCATATTCCTTGAAGAGGGGTTGGTAA
- the purS gene encoding phosphoribosylformylglycinamidine synthase subunit PurS, which produces MVSSHLIEVIIMNKRGVRDPEGETIHKHLILRKGYSMVSSVRTGKYFLLEVNANSVEEAMNIAKEICVRLRIYNPIVHDIEVRPHS; this is translated from the coding sequence ATGGTGTCTTCTCATCTTATTGAGGTTATAATAATGAATAAGAGAGGGGTTAGAGATCCAGAGGGGGAGACAATACACAAGCATCTCATACTGAGAAAGGGATACTCGATGGTTTCAAGTGTTAGAACTGGGAAGTATTTTCTGCTTGAAGTAAATGCTAATAGCGTTGAAGAGGCTATGAACATAGCGAAGGAGATTTGCGTGAGACTTAGAATATACAATCCCATTGTACACGACATAGAGGTGAGGCCCCATAGCTAG